The Cystobacter fuscus DSM 2262 genomic sequence GGTGGACTCGGTGCCCGATGCGACCGAGGGCTACGGCAACGAGAAGCGGCTCGCCGAGGCGCGCGTCTTCCACCAGTACCCCGAGGCGCGCGTGGCGCGGCTGGGCTGGCAGATGGATTTCGGTTTCTCGGGCAACCAGATGGGGGCGTGGCTGGAGACGCGCGCGCGCGAGCAGGGGCGGGTGGAAGCGAGCACCCGCTGGTATCCGGCGTGTTCCTTCCTGGACGACACCGTGCGGGCGTTGCTGGCGCTCGCGTGGGTGGAGCCGGGGCTCTACCTGTTGGATGCGAACGAGCGCTGGTCCTTCCATGAGATCGCCTCCGCCCTGAGTGCCTGGCATTCGGGCCGGTGGCGGGTGGAACCCAGTGAACATTTCGTGTTCGATCAGCGGATGATCGACGACCGGATCCGCCTGCCCTCGCTCAAGACGAGGCTGCCGGCTCTGCCTTGAAGGCAACTCGGTGGCCGGAGGCGGTCCGCCGGTGAGCACAAGCGCCGGGGGACGGTATCCAAGCGGGTTGACGCTCCCTACCTTGCCTCGTGGAGGGTGTTTCCGCCCCGAGTCCTCCATCCGGGGTCGCACGTTCGGGGTGGGCCCTCCCGTGCACACGAGGAGTGAGCCCATGCCTGGCGTGAAGTCCACCGTTCCCCCACTGCTTCCCTTGTTCCTGCTGGCCTGTGGGGGCAATCCCCCGGCCGCGGAGAAGTCCCCCGCCACCCAGGCCGCCGCGCTGGACTCGGCCGTGACCCAGGGCTGTCTCTTCCACGTCTCGTCCCGGCTGAAGCCGGGCCGCATGCCGCCCCAGAAGCAGATCGTCGTCACCCGGGAGGACGGAGGGGGATGCGCTTGGGGCGAGGGCAGCGTGGTGCTCGGCACCACATACGATGACTCCTCGCTGTCACTCGCCGCCAATGACCTGGGGGTCGCGGTCGGCTTCACCTCCAAGTCCTCGCCGAGCGGCTCCGCCGCGGTCTCCGTCCAGCTCCGCCACCTGGATCCCCAGTCGCTCGGGGTGCTGCGCGGGACGAGCCTCGGCGCGCTGAGCCCGACCCAGGCCGGCAATGTCAATGACGTGGAGCTCTCCCTCGGCCGGGATGGCACCACCCTGGAGGTGCGCGGCTCCAAGACGGGCGCCATTCCGGGGGAGGTGGGCTCGGGCAGCAACTACGTCGCCCTCTTCCCGGACTTCTTCACGAGCACCCAGGCGCCCACCATCACCGCTGGGGAGGGGTGAGGGGGGCCGACAGGTTCAGCCTCGGGAGGGGGGTGGGGCGTAGAACTCCGGATGCAGGAAGGGAATCAGCGCGCACGCCACGGGGCCCCGCCACATCTCGGTGCGGGTGAAGAGGCCGTTGGTGAGGATGCCCACCGCGCCGAGGCCCCGCTTGCTGCCGGTGCGCCCGGACACCTCGTCCATCACCGGGCCCAGCTCCTCGCCCCGCAGCGCGCGGGCGGCGATGGCCGGGGGGAGGGGGAAGCGCACGCCCCAGGTGAAGTTCTCCCGGCCGTCCGCTGCCACCACGGCCACGCCATTGATGAGGCTGTGGTCGGGATCCACGCCCCCCTCGAGTCCCAGGCCGAGCTGCGCGCCGGGCACGGCACCGAGGGCCGCCCGGGCGCGGTTGCGCGCGCCCTCCGCGGTCTCCGCGGTGCCGATGGGCTGCTCGCGCACGCCGCTGGGCACGTCCACCCCGACCACGGTGCAGCCGGGGAACGCCTGTTCACACACGGCCCTCACGGCCTCGGTCTTGGCGGGATTCGTCGAGCCGACCGCGATGCGCATGGACATGAGTCAGTTCCTCCCCGAGGGCTCGCGCCGACGGTCGCTGGAATTCATTCCCGTCTGGGGGGCGCCATGGCGCTCCCTGGCCGCCCGCCTGGATGGCCCCTCCGCCCACAGGACCCGTGCGGTGACCAGAAGATTCTTCGGGGTCCGGGTGTTATGGAGGGCATCCTGGCCGTCCTCCGGCTCCCGGACGAGGCGTGGAGGTGTAGCTCCCCGCCGCCTCGGCGAGAGGTGGACGGGGGTGGTGCCCACCCGGCTTGTTGCCCCCGTCAACAATGTCTCCATGAGCTACTCCCTCCCGGGGAGGATGCGGTATAGGTCGTCCCCTTAGATTCGCCCCCCTTGGGGCGTCAACCGCGAGATGACGCGAGACTTCACTGACACACCGCCCGCCGCCGGTGACCCGATGCT encodes the following:
- a CDS encoding sugar nucleotide-binding protein is translated as MKALVTGAHGTVGSRLCDFLRRQGVEVVGWERSRVPVDDYWAMEHFVRSEAPDVLFHLAAASSPSQRPDDSWRVNYEWTSELAWICRQVGVRFVFTSSVRVFSDGARGPFTVDSVPDATEGYGNEKRLAEARVFHQYPEARVARLGWQMDFGFSGNQMGAWLETRAREQGRVEASTRWYPACSFLDDTVRALLALAWVEPGLYLLDANERWSFHEIASALSAWHSGRWRVEPSEHFVFDQRMIDDRIRLPSLKTRLPALP
- the yjjX gene encoding inosine/xanthosine triphosphatase encodes the protein MSMRIAVGSTNPAKTEAVRAVCEQAFPGCTVVGVDVPSGVREQPIGTAETAEGARNRARAALGAVPGAQLGLGLEGGVDPDHSLINGVAVVAADGRENFTWGVRFPLPPAIAARALRGEELGPVMDEVSGRTGSKRGLGAVGILTNGLFTRTEMWRGPVACALIPFLHPEFYAPPPSRG